The DNA window CATTGATCAATCGATTGAGGAAATCAGTAGACAGATTGAACAAATTCACGACAAGGTAAATGTGACTCGAACTAACAATTCGAGACTTGCTGAATCCGTTCATTGTGTTGCTTCTATTGCAGAGGAAACAGCAGCCGGGGTTCAAGAAGTTAATGCTTCGAGTATTCAGCAGGACAACGCTATTCGTAACATTGCCCAACAAGCGGTTGAAATTAATGAAATATCACAAAAGCTGTTCCAAGAAATCAATCTATTTAAGATCAATGAGGATGTAGTAGAAGAGGACATGGTTAGTGTTGTTGATGTATCCGAGTAGCGGATTCAGTGCATGAAGCATATGAAGAAGCGTACATTTATCTTTTTTTGTTATCAGTAGAATAAGCTTGGGCGCACTTAGCGGCTTACATACTGCCAATCAAAAAACGATAAAGGATGATCACGGGATGAAAATGTTAGAGACATCTGCAATTGGCAAAATGAAACTAAAGAACAAAATCATTATGGCACCTATGGGTGCGGAGCTAGGCAATTTTGATGTAAGAACAAATGCTTATTATGTTGCCAGAGCCAAGGGCGGGGTCAGTATGCTCATGTGTACTGTGGTTGCAACGGAAGAAATTGAAGGTCATAGTCCGGCCTCCGTCCTTGATGAGAACAGTTTTGATGGGCTTAAATCCCTGGTGGAACAATGTCACGAATACGATTCCAAGGTATGCCTGCAAGTAATGGCTGGCGCAGGTTTGGGAGGAATGGCTCCAGGTAGACTTCAACCAGTTGCTCCGTCCCCTATGCAGGTTATGCCTGGAATGGATTATATGTATGCTGAAATGTCCAAAGAGGAGATAACATTCGTACAAGGTGAAGTGATCCGCACAGCTAAATTAGCTAAGGAAGCGGGAGTAGATTGTATATCGATTCATGCCTATGGTGGATATTTAACCGATAAATTTATGAGCAAACGGTGGAACCATAGAACCGATGAGTACGGCGGAAGTTTTGAGAACCGTATGCGTTTCCTAACAGAAATGATTGATATGGTCAAAGCAGAATTAGGTAATGATTATCCGTTAATTGTTAAATTCACACCATGTCACTACATGCCAATTGAAAGCGGTTACAGAGATATGGAAGAGGGCTTAGAAATCGCTAAATTATTGGAATCTAAAGGTGTTCATGCACTCCATGTAGATGCTGGCTGTCATGATAATTGGTTTTTAGCTATGCCTCCTATCTATCAACAGGAAATGGCTCCACAAATGAAATCATCGCAAGCTGTGAAAGAAGTCGTATCGATTCCTGTCATTTCGCAAGGGCGATTGGAAAATGTCAGCAAAGCTGAAGCCGCTTTGGAGAATGAATGGCTTGATTTCGTTTGTATCGGTAGAGGATTGCTGGCTGATCCAGAAATCCCGAATAAGATCGCAGAGAATCGCACGGATGATATCCGTTCCTGTATTTCTTGTAATGAGGGTTGTATTGCACGAGTAGCGAGTATGCCGGATTACAAGAGTATTGAGTGTGCTGTTAATCCATTGACAGGACATGAAGGACTTAGAGAATTGAAGAAGACAGAAGCACCCAAACGCATTCTGGTCATTGGAGCAGGTCCTGGCGGTTGTACAGCCGCGATAACTGCCGCAGATGCAGGTCATGATGTAGAGGTGTGGGAGAAAGCTCCTCAATTAGGCGGTAATTTTTTGGCCGCTTGTATGCCTACCTTCAAAAGAGACGGCGAGAACATTTTGAGTTATTATCGGACACAGCTGGCAAAACGGAATATTACCGTCAAATATTGCAATGAAGCCACAGAAGAATCCATCCTCGGCTTTGGTGCAGATAAGGTAATATGGGCTGCGGGAGGCACTCCTGTCAGACCGTCTTCTATCGAAGGTATTATGGGCAAAAATGTATGCTTAGCTACGGATGCACTACGAAACCTTTGTCTTGTAGGAGATACGATTGTTGTGATCGGTGGTGGTTTGGTTGGGTGCGAAACAGCTATTAATTACGCGCGTAAAGGCAAAAAGGTAACCATCGTAGAAATGTCGGATAAGCTATTACCTGAACCCCTATTTATCCAAAATATGATGATGCTTACGCTGATGTTAGATCATCCTAATATCTCTTCCATGCCAAGTACTAAATTGGTGAAGATAGGTATGGGATCTGCGACCGTAGAAAATGAGAATGGACTCTTAGAAATTCCTTGTGATACTGTCATTCTTGCTATGGGATTTAAGCCAAATAACGAGGTGTTTACAGCGCTTGAAGGTAAGGTGGATATTGTGAATGTTGGCGACAGTGTTCGGGCGCGTAAAGTATATGATGCGGTACATGAGGCTTATAATACGGTGTTAAGTATTTAAAAAGTTGATTATTAAGACAACTACCCAACTCGTGATCATTCTTATCACAGGTTGGGTTGTTTGTCGTGGAAATTAGTTAGGCGTAAATTGCATTCTTATAAATGAGTATGATAGTTTAATAAATACGTATCAAGCTGATATCCAAAAAATATCTTGATAGGAAGTGAAGTACAACATGATAGATATCCATACGCATATACTGCCTGGAGTAGATGACGGGGCGGAAAATTGGAATGATACTTTGGATATGGCTAGAGCTGCCGTCTCAGAAGGAATCACAACAATCATAGCGACTCCGCATCATGCGAATGGGAGATATATCAACTCAGCAGTTGAAGTTGTCGAACATACTCGCTACATTAACGAACAATTATTTGCTGAAGGTGTACCTGTAACGATACTACCTGGACAAGAAATTCGTGTACATATGGATTTGCTAGAGGCATGGTCTAGAGCAGAATTACTTCCGCTCGCTAGCTCTAACTATGTGCTGATTGAGATGCCTTCTTCGCATATTCCGAAGGAGATGGAAGAGCTGATTCATGAACTCCATATAATGAAGCTAAAACCGATTATTGCCCATCCTGAACGTAATGCAGAGGTAATGAAGAACCCGCAGCGATTGGCGGAGCTGCTTGAGAGGGGGGCATTTGCACAGGTTACAAGTCATTCTTTACTTGGTGGTTTTGGCAGAAGAGTTGAGAAATTGGCGTGGACACTCTGTAGAAATGGTCTCATCCATATTGTATCTTCGGATGCACATCATGTGGAACGTAGAGGGTTTCGATTACGTGAAGCCTACGATGTGATAGGTGAGCGAATGGGGGAGCAATGGTATAACTATTTCATAAATAATGCCCAGTGTGTACTTGAGGATAAAAACTTTAATAGCCTACCAACTATAAATATACCAAAGGGCATGCTACGGCGGATGCTGACCTATTTCCATCATGTTTAGTCATAGGACTATCTCCATATTTGTGAATGGATATATTAGTAAATTAGCACCTGAATAGTATCATATGGGAACCAAGTGAACCGGATATTACGGAAAAACTTGGTTTTTTTTGATTATTCAGGCCAGCGAAACGCTTAATTATGTAAAAAGTGAGTGTGTTTTCCCATTCTTCACTTGCAGAAACCTCCGATATGGTCCTGTATTTATAGGACGGTGACCAATAGTCCCTAATTTGTGTAGAAGTTAAGCGCAAATCGCGATTTGCAGCGATTCATAATTTAGATAAAAAACCTTTATTTCACAAGGGAAGGAAGCTTTACATAGTGATAGATGATTAGTTCAAGGACAACGAAATTCTAAATCTGACATGAAGCGCTTACAAAATACAAAAAAATCCATTTTACCATCCTAAATAAGACAAGCAATGTTACTTTTCTACATAAATTAGGAGCTCATAACCATGTCTTTATTCTCTCAAGAAATGTTTACAAATATGTCATAATAGAAATCAAAGCAGGTTAAGCTCCATTATTCAAAAGAAAGTTAGACTTGATGAATGGAGGATATGAAAGATGAATGTTTCGAATGTCGAGCAGAGGCGAGGAAGGCTGAAGCAATTTTTGAAAATATTATCCGAAGATCCTTCTCTATTGAATCAAGATGGGTTAAAAGAAACCAGATCTTTATCGGAACTGCTTGTGTTCTCCGGTTACAGATCATGTAACGAACCCGTGGACATGGCTGAGGTATTGTCGAAATCGCTCAGGAAGATAGGACTTGAAGCATGTTCAGTGGATATGATGGAGCATGTCATGAATGGCGGTACGATTGACGAGTTTATGAATGCAAGGAGTCACAGGGCTACATAGCGAGCTTCAGGGATAGGTTCTAATTATGTTTATAGTAATAACCATGCCCTTGAGTTCTCGAATTGAATAGTTTTAGTTGTGATAGATTCATAAAGAATGATTTTTCCGTAGAGTCTTATAATTCTGCGGGCAAATCTTGCCCTGAAGTTCGCGTATTGAATAATAATTATATAAAGTTATTCGTAAAGAGAAGTTGTGGTCGCAATCATGTAGGAAGAAAGAGGAAAGACATAACCAACTAGTACTGGAGGAAATAATTTGGAGCTCAAACAATATTGGTTAATCGTCAAAAGAAGGTTGTTATTGATCGTGCTAATTATGACTGTAAGCTGTCTATCTATCGGCATTTATTCCTATTATTTCAGCACACCGCAATATGAAGCATCCGCCAAGCTTATTGTCAACCAATACAAGGATAGTAGTTCACTTCTTTCAAGTATAGATGTTGGTTCCATTAACTCAACGATTGGGTTGATCAAAACCTATAAGGAAATTATCAAAACACCAAGAATGATGAAAATTGTTGTTAAAGATTATCCAGATCTTGATGTGACCTACAGCGAGCTAATAGGAAAGGTAAGTGTTAGCTCCGTTAATGAAACACAAGTCATGTCCATTTCTGTTCGCGATATTTCATATGAAAAGGCCGCTAATATTGCCAACGCGGTCGCCGTTGTTTTTCAAAAAACTATTCCTGAGCTCATGAAGGTAGACAACGTATCTGTCTTGGATAAAGCAGATCCTAAAGAAATTCACGGTCCGATTGCTCCAAATTCCAAACTAAATATTGCTGTGGCATTCATGCTGTCGTTAATGCTAGGGGTAGGTATCTCTTTCCTACTGGATTATTTGGATGACACAGTCAAGACAGAAGAGGATATCGAGTTGTTGCTAGGAGTCCCCGTATTGGCCTCCATACCAAGATTCAAAGAAATGGA is part of the Paenibacillus segetis genome and encodes:
- a CDS encoding YveK family protein, producing the protein MELKQYWLIVKRRLLLIVLIMTVSCLSIGIYSYYFSTPQYEASAKLIVNQYKDSSSLLSSIDVGSINSTIGLIKTYKEIIKTPRMMKIVVKDYPDLDVTYSELIGKVSVSSVNETQVMSISVRDISYEKAANIANAVAVVFQKTIPELMKVDNVSVLDKADPKEIHGPIAPNSKLNIAVAFMLSLMLGVGISFLLDYLDDTVKTEEDIELLLGVPVLASIPRFKEMDNSKRDNTAPLKPATGRDSHVSFDS
- a CDS encoding NAD(P)/FAD-dependent oxidoreductase; translated protein: MKMLETSAIGKMKLKNKIIMAPMGAELGNFDVRTNAYYVARAKGGVSMLMCTVVATEEIEGHSPASVLDENSFDGLKSLVEQCHEYDSKVCLQVMAGAGLGGMAPGRLQPVAPSPMQVMPGMDYMYAEMSKEEITFVQGEVIRTAKLAKEAGVDCISIHAYGGYLTDKFMSKRWNHRTDEYGGSFENRMRFLTEMIDMVKAELGNDYPLIVKFTPCHYMPIESGYRDMEEGLEIAKLLESKGVHALHVDAGCHDNWFLAMPPIYQQEMAPQMKSSQAVKEVVSIPVISQGRLENVSKAEAALENEWLDFVCIGRGLLADPEIPNKIAENRTDDIRSCISCNEGCIARVASMPDYKSIECAVNPLTGHEGLRELKKTEAPKRILVIGAGPGGCTAAITAADAGHDVEVWEKAPQLGGNFLAACMPTFKRDGENILSYYRTQLAKRNITVKYCNEATEESILGFGADKVIWAAGGTPVRPSSIEGIMGKNVCLATDALRNLCLVGDTIVVIGGGLVGCETAINYARKGKKVTIVEMSDKLLPEPLFIQNMMMLTLMLDHPNISSMPSTKLVKIGMGSATVENENGLLEIPCDTVILAMGFKPNNEVFTALEGKVDIVNVGDSVRARKVYDAVHEAYNTVLSI
- a CDS encoding tyrosine-protein phosphatase; this encodes MIDIHTHILPGVDDGAENWNDTLDMARAAVSEGITTIIATPHHANGRYINSAVEVVEHTRYINEQLFAEGVPVTILPGQEIRVHMDLLEAWSRAELLPLASSNYVLIEMPSSHIPKEMEELIHELHIMKLKPIIAHPERNAEVMKNPQRLAELLERGAFAQVTSHSLLGGFGRRVEKLAWTLCRNGLIHIVSSDAHHVERRGFRLREAYDVIGERMGEQWYNYFINNAQCVLEDKNFNSLPTINIPKGMLRRMLTYFHHV